The genomic DNA GGCATGATCCGACAATCGGCACGCTCGGCAGCATATACATCGGGACCCAGGCCATCCACTCAGATGACTCAGTCCCCGGAAGGATCAGTATCTCGGATATCACTCCATCACTGGCCTGAAGCAGCCCAGCGAACTCCCGCGGCATGCATGACCTGCTCGTCTCCAGTATGAATGCCAGCGCATCCTTTGAGATGCCCTTAACCTTCCGCATAACCTGTACTCCCCTTCCCAGTCTGAGAATCGGAGCCTGCCCTCAGATCTCCGTCATCTGGCCTGAGATGGATGCAATCTCCAGCGAGAATTCTCACAATCCCACCATCGTCTTTTCTCACAACAAGAGCTCCATCAGGATCCAGCGACTCCGCAATGCCTGTCACTTCATCAAACCCCTTGACTCTGACCCTCCGGTTTAGCGTATCAGAGAGCCTCACCCATTGATGATACAGATCCCCGGATTCCAGCAGTGCACGCATCTCCTCAAGCACTTTTGCGACGAGCTCTCCTCTCGGGACCTCCCTGTGCAGTTCCTCATAGATGGTGGTCGCATTCCATTCCTCCGGCAGAGATGATGCGCTCATGTTTGCATTGATCCCAATTCCAATGATCATGTAGTTTATGACATCAAGCTCCGCCGAGATCTCCGTCAGCACCCCGCATATCTTTCTCCCATTCACCAGCACATCATTGGGCCACTTTGTTCTGGCATCCAGGCCATAGAGATCCCGGAGGGCCCTGCAGACAGCAACGGACCCTGCCATAGTGTATCTGAAAGCCTCAGAGGGCGTAACTCTCGGCTTCAGTATGATGCTCATCCATACTCCCCCAGATGGAGAGAACCATTTTCTTCCGAGCCGCCCTCTGCCCGCTGTTTGAACCTCTGCAATCACCACTGTCCAGTTCTCGGCTTCGTTTGCGATCTCCCTGGCGAACTCGTTTGTCGAGCCAACGCTTTCCAGCTGTATGAGCCTACTGCAAATATCCTCTGGGATATGGAGATGGAGCGGCTCAGGACCAAGAAGCCTGTAGCCGAGGCGCGTTGAGGCCTCTATTCTGTAACCCATAGAACGAAGGTGCCTGATGTGCTTCCATACGGCTGCACGACTCACCCCCAGTCCATCTCCCATCGCCTTTCCCGAGACCCATCCTCCGGAGGCCGCCCTGAGCTTGCGTATGATGCTCCAGGACGGGTCCTCAGCTCTTTCTCTCACCTTCACCCTCATCAGAGCTGTATAGTGAGAGATACGCACCCACAGCGGCCGAGACAGCAGCGACCTTTCTTGTATCTGCGCCAAGTGCAGAGGCCAAGCTATCGCCCCTCTCCTTCTCCTGGACAACTATATTCTTCACATCATCGAGTATGTTCTCCTCCTTGATGAAGTGTGTATTGATATCGCCTCTTCTGAATCGCTCATTCCTCAGAACTGCCTTGTGGAACGGTATGTTCGTTGCGACTCCCACGATTATGTACTCGTAAAGAGCTCTCTCCATCCGGGCTATGGCCTCGCTCCTATCCCTTCCATGCGCAACAAGTTTTGATATCAGCGAGTCGTAGTACGGAGGGATCACGTAGCCTGTGTAGACGCCGCTGTCGACCCTGATTCCGGGTCCTCCGGGACTCCTGTACCTCCTGAGCCTGCCGGGCGATGGAGCGAAATCGTTCATGGGATCCTCTGCATTTATCCTGCACTCTATCGCCCATCCCCGTATCTCTATCTCGTTCTGGCTGAAACTCAGATCCTCGCCTGCCGCCACAGAGATCTGCTCCTTTGC from Methanothrix thermoacetophila PT includes the following:
- a CDS encoding Mov34/MPN/PAD-1 family protein, whose protein sequence is MRKVKGISKDALAFILETSRSCMPREFAGLLQASDGVISEILILPGTESSEWMAWVPMYMLPSVPIVGSCHSHPVPNPAPSREDLAFFSHTGSYHIIAFPPFDERSWRCYDSSGRRKDLVVIDE
- a CDS encoding biotin--[acetyl-CoA-carboxylase] ligase, which produces MRERAEDPSWSIIRKLRAASGGWVSGKAMGDGLGVSRAAVWKHIRHLRSMGYRIEASTRLGYRLLGPEPLHLHIPEDICSRLIQLESVGSTNEFAREIANEAENWTVVIAEVQTAGRGRLGRKWFSPSGGVWMSIILKPRVTPSEAFRYTMAGSVAVCRALRDLYGLDARTKWPNDVLVNGRKICGVLTEISAELDVINYMIIGIGINANMSASSLPEEWNATTIYEELHREVPRGELVAKVLEEMRALLESGDLYHQWVRLSDTLNRRVRVKGFDEVTGIAESLDPDGALVVRKDDGGIVRILAGDCIHLRPDDGDLRAGSDSQTGKGSTGYAEG